A single window of Halobacterium jilantaiense DNA harbors:
- a CDS encoding MATE family efflux transporter translates to MVPNPFSWLLRAVGVAIARLGLISEERARRTSELAWPRIVTGVARMSKSATDVAMVGVALGSTAIAGVGYAGPYWGAAFSIGGGLAAGTIALVSQRFGADAFDELGQAIRSSAALTVAATLPVAAAFYLYPEFLIGLLTDSQQSTQYGADYLRVLAFGVPFAGLNLVGSRALIGADDAYTAMLLRGGGAVINIGLNAVFIFGLGMGVVGAGLGTVVSNVVVTGAFVVGLARGGLPLVGAFPVTVSPFGAYWVREECRDVVEIGLPVVGRNSVWTAARFPLLAFMALLGEPVVAAYVVARRIFGIMNTPGWGFGLAASSLVGQELGQGEENTAAAYGREITLFSVATYVLFAAVVGVFATDIVVLFVESPSDPSVPIAVDLVYVAALAVIPQGISAAAAGALDATGDTRWPFYSRILGMFGGAIPLVYLGATTELGMLGVYLSLFAETCVPAVVNYYRFGTGKWRAISREYRPDAAD, encoded by the coding sequence GTGGTCCCCAACCCGTTCAGCTGGCTGCTTCGCGCGGTCGGCGTCGCCATCGCGCGGCTCGGACTCATCTCCGAGGAGCGCGCACGCCGGACCTCCGAGCTGGCGTGGCCGCGCATCGTCACTGGCGTCGCGCGCATGTCGAAGAGCGCGACGGACGTGGCGATGGTCGGCGTCGCGCTGGGGTCGACCGCCATCGCCGGCGTCGGGTACGCGGGACCGTACTGGGGCGCGGCGTTCAGCATCGGCGGCGGGCTCGCCGCCGGCACCATCGCGCTCGTCTCCCAGCGCTTCGGCGCGGACGCGTTCGACGAGCTCGGGCAGGCCATCCGGTCGAGCGCCGCGCTCACTGTCGCCGCCACGCTCCCGGTCGCCGCCGCGTTCTACCTCTACCCCGAGTTCCTCATCGGCCTGCTCACCGACAGCCAGCAGTCCACCCAGTACGGCGCGGACTACCTCCGCGTGCTCGCGTTCGGCGTGCCGTTCGCGGGCCTGAATCTCGTCGGCAGCCGCGCGCTCATCGGAGCCGACGACGCCTACACCGCGATGCTGCTGCGTGGCGGCGGCGCGGTCATCAACATCGGGCTGAACGCCGTCTTCATCTTCGGCCTCGGCATGGGCGTGGTCGGTGCCGGCCTCGGCACCGTCGTCAGCAACGTCGTCGTCACGGGCGCGTTCGTCGTCGGGCTGGCCCGCGGCGGCCTCCCGCTCGTCGGCGCGTTCCCCGTCACCGTCTCGCCGTTCGGCGCGTACTGGGTGCGCGAGGAGTGCCGGGACGTCGTCGAAATCGGGCTGCCCGTCGTCGGCCGAAACTCCGTCTGGACGGCGGCGCGCTTCCCGCTGCTCGCGTTCATGGCGCTGCTCGGCGAACCGGTGGTCGCCGCCTACGTCGTCGCGCGCCGCATCTTCGGCATCATGAACACGCCCGGCTGGGGGTTCGGACTCGCCGCGTCCAGCCTCGTCGGCCAGGAACTCGGGCAGGGCGAGGAGAACACCGCTGCCGCCTACGGCCGTGAAATCACGCTGTTCTCGGTCGCGACCTACGTCCTGTTCGCGGCCGTCGTCGGGGTGTTCGCGACCGACATCGTCGTGCTGTTCGTGGAGTCCCCCTCGGACCCGAGCGTTCCCATCGCCGTCGACCTCGTCTACGTCGCCGCGCTCGCGGTGATTCCGCAGGGCATCAGCGCCGCCGCTGCGGGCGCACTCGACGCCACGGGCGACACCCGGTGGCCGTTCTACTCCCGGATTCTGGGGATGTTCGGTGGTGCCATCCCGCTGGTCTATCTCGGTGCGACCACAGAGCTCGGGATGCTCGGCGTCTACCTCTCGCTGTTCGCGGAGACCTGCGTTCCCGCGGTCGTCAACTACTACCGGTTCGGCACCGGGAAGTGGCGGGCCATCAGCCGCGAGTATCGGCCGGACGCCGCGGACTGA